Proteins encoded by one window of Xylella fastidiosa:
- a CDS encoding FkbM family methyltransferase — protein sequence MSELISYAQNFEDIMLWRALKHVDRGCYIDIGAYSPDIDSVSKLFYERGWRGIHIEPNQECADSLRMRRPDELVLQVAVSDLAGVLPFFDIADTGLSTTEPDIADTHQANGFVVRDVSVAAITLDAVLEHVCGREVHWLKIDVEGSEARVLRSWVASPVRPWVVVVEATRPMTVESTHTQWEAAVLGKGYVFAYFDGLNRFYVSERHPELLAGFACPPNVLDGFRLENGWCAVGVRQWDECQKSLIKSQSDALGAHAEVEALKVSEVVLRQAIEAYRADAIAAYVEVKTLKASEACLQQAIDAHRAQLEHLISEVDSLRARLDDIRRSHSWRVTRPLRVFSRIVRLLCCSPRRAISKCLILTMRPLLHRPGIRALLNGVVKRVPVLHRRLRSLAEQEGLVAPPLSTADVLVSVPVPHVLGQMHRSLACDEKKGTHLLSSRGREIYARMIGQINKGE from the coding sequence ATGTCAGAGTTGATTTCTTATGCGCAAAATTTTGAAGACATCATGCTCTGGCGTGCTCTCAAGCATGTTGACCGAGGATGCTATATCGATATTGGGGCGTACAGCCCAGATATTGATTCGGTGAGCAAATTGTTCTATGAGCGTGGTTGGCGCGGTATACATATCGAGCCTAATCAAGAGTGTGCTGACTCGTTACGTATGCGTCGGCCAGATGAGCTGGTACTTCAAGTTGCAGTGAGTGACTTGGCAGGTGTGCTGCCGTTCTTTGATATTGCCGATACTGGCTTGAGTACTACCGAACCTGATATTGCTGATACTCACCAAGCCAATGGATTTGTGGTGCGTGACGTTAGTGTCGCTGCGATAACCTTGGATGCAGTGTTGGAGCACGTATGTGGGCGTGAAGTCCATTGGCTGAAAATCGACGTGGAAGGTAGTGAGGCTCGGGTGCTGCGCAGCTGGGTTGCTTCTCCAGTGAGGCCTTGGGTAGTGGTCGTCGAGGCGACTCGACCCATGACGGTTGAGTCGACGCATACGCAGTGGGAGGCTGCTGTTCTGGGTAAAGGTTATGTGTTCGCTTACTTCGATGGGTTGAATCGATTCTACGTGAGTGAACGCCATCCTGAGTTGCTGGCTGGGTTTGCGTGTCCTCCCAATGTGCTTGATGGTTTTAGATTGGAAAATGGTTGGTGTGCGGTGGGCGTGCGTCAATGGGATGAGTGTCAGAAGAGCTTGATAAAAAGTCAGTCTGATGCGCTTGGGGCACACGCAGAAGTTGAGGCATTGAAGGTGTCCGAGGTGGTGTTGCGCCAGGCTATTGAAGCGTATCGTGCGGATGCGATTGCTGCTTATGTAGAAGTCAAGACGTTGAAGGCATCCGAAGCCTGTTTGCAGCAGGCCATTGATGCGCATCGTGCGCAATTAGAGCATCTCATTTCGGAGGTCGATTCCCTGCGTGCCAGACTGGATGATATCCGTCGCAGCCATTCTTGGCGTGTGACGCGTCCGCTGCGAGTTTTTTCTAGAATTGTCAGATTGCTATGTTGTTCGCCCAGGCGCGCGATAAGTAAGTGCCTCATCCTGACAATGCGCCCATTGTTACACCGTCCAGGCATTAGAGCGTTATTAAATGGCGTAGTAAAGCGTGTCCCTGTATTGCATCGACGCTTGCGTTCACTAGCTGAACAAGAGGGTTTGGTGGCACCTCCGTTGAGCACTGCTGATGTGCTGGTATCCGTACCCGTGCCGCATGTGCTGGGCCAGATGCATCGCTCCTTGGCATGCGATGAAAAAAAAGGTACGCATTTATTGTCAAGTCGTGGACGTGAGATCTACGCACGCATGATAGGTCAGATAAACAAGGGAGAATGA
- a CDS encoding pyridoxal-phosphate dependent enzyme, with protein MVIHSSVLELIGNTPIIKAQRLDTGLCDLFLKLESANPGGSIKDRVGLSMIEAAECRGHIKPGATLVDGAASSTSMGLAFVARQKGYRLILVVPDNMAWEKISNLKAMGAEVILTRSDVSKGHPEHYQDLAEKLAAETPGAYFINQFGNADNPAAHEFGTGPEILKQMGGHVDAVVLGCDSAGTITGLSRAFDSVASDVELILADPVGSILTQYINEGTRSDKSGTWLVEGIGSDCLPPISDFRRIKKTYAISDAESFHTARELLSKEGILGGSSTGTVLAAALKYCREQIEHKRVLVFVCDTGNKYLLNMYNDDWMLDNGFLKRPHYGDLRDLILHPYSQRHTVVVDPNDLLTVAYQRMKRYGVSQLPVIEDRQLVGILDESDVLLHVYGDETRFCDPVSTAMVSKLHRLDVKSPIEALLPVFERGQVAIVMEDDQFLGLITRIDLLNYLRRRIQ; from the coding sequence ATGGTCATTCATTCTTCCGTACTTGAATTGATTGGTAATACGCCGATTATCAAGGCGCAGCGCCTTGACACTGGTCTCTGTGATTTATTTTTGAAGCTTGAAAGCGCTAATCCTGGTGGTTCAATCAAGGATCGTGTGGGCTTGTCGATGATTGAGGCGGCTGAGTGCCGTGGTCATATCAAGCCGGGTGCTACGTTGGTTGATGGGGCTGCCAGCAGTACCAGTATGGGCTTGGCTTTTGTAGCTCGGCAGAAGGGTTATCGCCTGATCCTTGTTGTACCGGACAACATGGCTTGGGAAAAGATTTCTAATCTTAAGGCTATGGGGGCGGAAGTGATATTGACCCGCTCAGATGTCAGCAAGGGTCATCCAGAGCACTACCAAGATTTGGCTGAAAAACTGGCAGCCGAGACACCAGGAGCCTACTTCATTAATCAGTTTGGAAATGCGGACAATCCAGCTGCGCATGAGTTCGGTACTGGTCCGGAGATTCTGAAGCAGATGGGCGGTCATGTGGATGCGGTTGTATTAGGTTGCGATAGTGCTGGCACCATCACAGGCTTGTCGCGGGCATTCGACTCAGTTGCTTCTGATGTCGAATTGATTTTGGCCGATCCGGTTGGTTCTATTCTTACCCAGTACATCAATGAGGGAACACGTAGTGATAAGTCTGGTACTTGGTTGGTTGAAGGGATTGGAAGTGATTGTTTGCCTCCGATTTCCGACTTCAGGCGGATCAAAAAAACGTATGCGATCAGTGATGCGGAGAGCTTTCACACTGCACGTGAGTTGTTGAGTAAAGAGGGGATTCTGGGAGGTTCTTCAACAGGTACTGTGTTGGCTGCGGCATTGAAATACTGCCGTGAGCAGATTGAGCACAAGCGTGTATTGGTGTTTGTTTGCGACACGGGAAACAAGTATTTGTTAAATATGTATAACGACGATTGGATGTTGGATAACGGTTTTTTGAAAAGGCCACATTATGGTGATTTGCGTGATCTGATCCTGCATCCTTACAGTCAGCGTCATACTGTTGTGGTTGATCCCAATGATTTGCTGACTGTGGCTTACCAGCGTATGAAGCGATACGGTGTTTCACAGTTGCCAGTGATTGAGGACAGACAGTTGGTCGGTATCCTTGATGAAAGCGATGTGCTGTTACATGTCTATGGTGATGAGACTCGGTTTTGTGACCCTGTTTCTACCGCGATGGTCAGTAAACTTCACCGATTGGATGTGAAGTCGCCGATTGAGGCGTTACTCCCTGTGTTTGAGCGAGGCCAAGTGGCTATAGTGATGGAAGATGATCAGTTTTTGGGCCTGATTACACGCATTGATTTATTGAATTACCTGCGTCGTCGTATCCAATGA
- a CDS encoding membrane protein, translated as MLIKPTLLSCALVLVLIPVVALAAKVDPEVDAFNVRLNALRANSEVADATRYEQLLAQQAVAALADARRRERDQLLYLADRRVEIAETTVRIALLRRQLDQLAGTRNDLLIEESRREAARARHEAEQLRIQSQIQAEEAERARHTAEAEAIARKNAEQALSSIAEKQQANLSVAQQKAAQLAREEAELLSGAKLPPSRFDERIEIFTLGTEAYGGGKKRFSSSARAQIQALAQYLKIVKRGGVEIVGYGSDAVVAHKRAEVLLDALVAAGVPANRFKISNGNGNGNGNGNVNTNTNTNTKAAEVMVLP; from the coding sequence ATGTTGATCAAACCGACGTTGTTGTCTTGCGCTCTGGTCTTGGTGTTGATTCCTGTCGTCGCGTTGGCTGCCAAAGTTGATCCGGAGGTTGATGCGTTTAATGTTCGTTTGAATGCACTACGTGCTAACTCTGAAGTCGCTGATGCCACTCGTTACGAGCAGTTGTTGGCACAACAGGCAGTGGCGGCATTGGCGGATGCCAGGCGTAGGGAGCGTGATCAGTTGCTTTACTTGGCTGATCGGCGTGTGGAGATTGCTGAAACCACGGTGCGCATTGCATTGCTTCGGCGTCAACTGGATCAGTTGGCGGGTACGCGTAATGATCTGCTTATTGAAGAAAGCCGCCGGGAGGCTGCCCGTGCTCGTCATGAGGCCGAACAGTTGCGTATCCAGTCGCAAATCCAAGCTGAGGAGGCTGAGCGTGCGCGTCATACTGCTGAGGCTGAGGCGATAGCCCGCAAAAATGCTGAGCAGGCTCTTAGCAGTATTGCTGAAAAGCAGCAGGCCAATCTCAGTGTTGCTCAGCAGAAGGCTGCGCAGTTAGCTCGCGAGGAAGCGGAATTACTTTCCGGTGCTAAGTTGCCGCCTTCACGTTTTGATGAGCGTATCGAGATTTTTACTTTGGGTACGGAGGCTTACGGCGGTGGTAAGAAGAGATTTTCATCGAGTGCGCGTGCTCAAATTCAGGCACTGGCGCAGTACTTGAAAATTGTTAAAAGAGGCGGTGTGGAGATTGTTGGTTATGGCAGTGATGCGGTGGTGGCCCATAAGCGTGCTGAAGTCTTGCTTGATGCTTTGGTTGCTGCGGGTGTCCCCGCTAATCGATTCAAAATCAGTAACGGTAACGGTAACGGTAACGGTAACGGTAACGTCAACACCAACACCAACACCAACACCAAAGCGGCTGAAGTTATGGTGCTGCCCTGA
- a CDS encoding YdcH family protein produces MFEGQSQSEIDALIKASQEFKELYQRHKLLDKKCMDAELGVLPISDVTLSQMKREKLFAKMKLIRLYEQRPH; encoded by the coding sequence ATGTTTGAAGGGCAATCACAGTCAGAAATCGATGCTTTAATCAAGGCTAGTCAAGAATTTAAAGAGTTATATCAGCGCCATAAGTTGCTCGATAAAAAATGCATGGATGCCGAGTTGGGGGTTCTTCCGATCAGTGATGTGACCTTGAGCCAGATGAAACGAGAGAAGCTGTTCGCAAAGATGAAACTCATCAGGCTATACGAGCAACGCCCGCACTGA
- a CDS encoding DUF4398 domain-containing protein, with the protein MMMSFAQRCRSLYIVFALGCFFVCSIPALAQVTSSELEVAEQAIQRATQANADQYAPNLINQARQLLIQAQRALLDRDQRKQGPLIAQRAAADADLATARSQVAMFQVQLEQRRAEVMQLQNTLGTTEEK; encoded by the coding sequence ATGATGATGAGTTTCGCGCAAAGGTGCCGATCCCTCTATATAGTGTTTGCTCTTGGTTGTTTCTTTGTATGTTCTATCCCGGCTTTGGCTCAGGTGACATCGTCTGAATTGGAGGTTGCTGAGCAGGCGATTCAGCGTGCTACTCAGGCCAATGCGGATCAATACGCACCGAACCTGATCAATCAAGCACGTCAATTATTGATTCAAGCTCAGCGCGCGCTGTTGGATCGTGATCAGCGTAAACAGGGGCCACTGATTGCACAGCGTGCCGCTGCGGATGCAGATTTGGCGACCGCACGCAGTCAAGTAGCTATGTTCCAGGTTCAGCTGGAGCAGCGTAGGGCTGAGGTCATGCAGCTTCAGAATACTTTAGGCACCACGGAGGAAAAATAA
- a CDS encoding catecholate siderophore receptor Fiu, with protein MPFIKSRKHLITATASSRHLTAAALLSSFSFSFSFVAQAQAIPITTLDKIDVQAEQLKRYSADKPTYGKYTQPLIDTTQTINIIGKTLFNEQGATSLTEALRNSPGVGTFYVGENGTTSRGDSVYMRGFDSSSSIYVDGIRDLGSITRDVFNLEQIEVTKGPSGPDYGRTSPTGAINLITKQPFLHNANTASISYGTASQRRITSDLNLIVSPDSAFRLNIMGQDIGVPGRNNVKNKRWGLAPSAAFGLGTSTRVFVNLQYINQNNIPDGGVLTIGLPGYSTPDSTRTQISAAPRVDSKNFYGTGSDFEHVKSSMTTVRIEHDINDKTKLQNTLRWGRNEQSYLLTSYRGNVENLITPDLADPSTWTINREIPIFKNQTNTILTNQTNLNLTLKTGPIEHNIATGMELTRERMQGYGISSSGRWPAANLYHPDPDVSGLHWAANGAYANGRTDTTAFYLFDTLKLNQHWQLNSGLRWDRYNTDYAALLCDPVRSRIYCNTTPITLNRFNGNTSGTLFGWKTGILFKPTKHSSLYINYAVSQQPPGGSSLDLSAKPQDANNPKYQPQTARTAEAGVKWNSSQEGLQLTAAIYNTQVKNDIVQDPIDLQYYQNGKKRVRGVELSAVGKITNAWSISAGFTTMDAKVKQGPSVSADGSPTLAYTPNQAFTAWSTYTLPFGLTIGGGARYVGEMKRDSKTAIGTPTYIKSYWALDMVLSYRLNEHLDLRLNSYNLLNKDYVAAINKSGYRYAPGIPRAFLLTANFHF; from the coding sequence ATGCCATTCATTAAGAGTCGCAAACACCTCATCACAGCAACGGCCAGCAGCCGCCACCTCACCGCAGCTGCCCTACTGTCCTCTTTCTCATTCTCATTCTCATTTGTCGCTCAGGCACAAGCGATCCCAATCACCACGCTCGACAAAATTGACGTACAAGCTGAACAACTAAAACGCTATTCCGCAGACAAACCTACCTATGGCAAGTACACCCAACCACTGATCGACACCACCCAGACCATTAACATCATTGGCAAAACTCTGTTCAACGAACAAGGCGCCACCTCACTCACCGAAGCATTACGCAACAGCCCGGGCGTAGGCACCTTCTACGTCGGCGAAAACGGGACCACCTCAAGAGGTGACAGCGTCTATATGCGCGGCTTCGACAGTTCCAGCAGCATCTATGTCGATGGCATCCGTGACCTTGGCTCAATCACCCGGGACGTCTTCAACCTGGAACAAATAGAAGTCACCAAAGGCCCGTCTGGACCCGACTACGGACGTACTTCGCCGACTGGCGCGATTAACCTGATCACCAAACAGCCCTTTCTACACAATGCCAACACTGCAAGCATCTCCTATGGCACAGCTTCGCAACGCCGCATCACCAGCGACCTTAATCTCATTGTCAGCCCTGATTCGGCATTCCGCTTAAACATCATGGGACAAGACATCGGGGTTCCAGGACGCAACAATGTCAAAAACAAACGCTGGGGTCTGGCCCCATCAGCAGCATTTGGCCTGGGAACCAGCACCCGCGTATTCGTCAATTTGCAATATATCAACCAGAACAACATTCCAGACGGCGGCGTGCTCACCATTGGCTTACCCGGCTACAGCACCCCAGACAGCACACGGACACAAATCAGCGCCGCACCGCGCGTGGACAGCAAAAACTTCTATGGAACCGGATCAGATTTCGAACATGTGAAATCGTCCATGACAACCGTACGTATTGAGCACGATATCAATGACAAAACGAAACTGCAAAATACCTTGCGCTGGGGTCGCAACGAACAGAGTTACCTACTGACCTCCTACCGCGGCAACGTAGAGAACTTAATAACACCGGACCTAGCCGATCCTTCGACCTGGACAATCAACCGTGAAATACCAATATTCAAGAATCAAACCAACACGATTTTGACCAACCAAACCAACCTTAATCTGACTCTGAAAACCGGCCCGATCGAACACAACATCGCCACTGGTATGGAACTGACCCGTGAACGGATGCAAGGCTACGGTATCAGCAGCAGCGGTCGCTGGCCGGCAGCCAACCTGTACCACCCGGACCCGGACGTCAGCGGGCTGCACTGGGCAGCCAATGGCGCCTATGCCAACGGACGTACTGATACCACCGCGTTTTACCTGTTCGATACACTTAAGCTCAATCAGCATTGGCAGCTCAACAGCGGCCTGCGCTGGGACCGCTATAACACCGACTATGCGGCACTGCTCTGCGACCCAGTACGTAGCCGCATCTACTGCAACACAACACCTATCACACTCAATCGGTTCAATGGCAACACGTCCGGGACGCTGTTCGGCTGGAAAACGGGGATATTATTTAAACCCACCAAACACAGCAGCCTCTACATCAACTACGCCGTGTCCCAACAACCACCCGGAGGTTCCTCACTGGATCTCAGTGCCAAACCCCAGGATGCCAATAACCCGAAGTACCAACCACAAACGGCACGCACCGCAGAAGCAGGTGTGAAGTGGAACTCGTCTCAAGAAGGCTTGCAACTGACCGCCGCCATATACAACACCCAGGTCAAAAACGACATCGTGCAAGACCCCATCGACCTACAGTATTACCAAAATGGTAAGAAACGCGTGCGCGGTGTTGAACTCAGCGCAGTCGGCAAAATCACCAATGCCTGGTCAATATCGGCAGGGTTCACTACGATGGACGCCAAAGTCAAACAGGGACCCTCGGTCTCGGCCGACGGTTCACCCACACTTGCTTACACGCCCAATCAAGCATTCACCGCCTGGAGCACATACACCCTCCCATTTGGCCTGACCATCGGCGGTGGCGCACGCTACGTCGGAGAAATGAAACGCGACAGTAAAACCGCGATCGGGACGCCAACCTATATCAAGAGCTACTGGGCCCTAGACATGGTACTTAGCTACCGCCTGAACGAACACCTGGATCTACGGCTGAACAGCTACAACTTGTTAAATAAAGACTACGTCGCAGCGATCAACAAGAGTGGCTATCGGTATGCACCAGGGATCCCACGTGCGTTTCTACTGACAGCAAACTTCCACTTCTAA